A window of the Anoplopoma fimbria isolate UVic2021 breed Golden Eagle Sablefish chromosome 17, Afim_UVic_2022, whole genome shotgun sequence genome harbors these coding sequences:
- the zgc:112334 gene encoding rab GDP dissociation inhibitor beta, whose product MEEYDIIVLGTGLKECVLSGLLSRSGKKVLHIDKNPYYGGESASISSLEELYKKFKVPGPDKSIDHGKEWNIDLIPKFFLANGELVKILVHTEVTRYLDFKVVEGSYVYKAGKVHKVPGTEEDAMHATDLMGMFDKRRFRKLLLFALNFDGRNPRNCHDVDPNKMTSRDLFYRFDLGQDVMEFTGHAIALHSNESYLDQPCGETIRRIKLYSESMSRHNISPYLYPVYGLGELPQGFVRLSAEYGGTFLLNRTVDELVMDNGKVKAVKSEGKLFHCKQLICDPSYVPHRVRKVGRVIRVICLLNHPVKNTDKAHSCQIIIPQTQLNRKSDIYISVVSYVHNVASEGMYIATVSTTAETRNPEKEVRPGLELLEPIMKKFVSVSKMLVPNEDGKKSQIFVSRSYDAVNHVEAECEDIKDMYRRITGEELCFRGSQRHQSHNSDDERETLSTSGHNNSAAERP is encoded by the exons ATGGAGGAATATGATATTATTGTGCTTGGAACTGGACTTAAG gAATGTGTCCTGTCTGGTTTATTGTCTCGAAGTGGGAAAAAGGTTCTTCACATTGACAAGAATCCTTACTATGGAGGAGAGAGTGCATCCATTTCTTCCCTTGAGGAG CTGTACAAGAAGTTTAAGGTTCCCGGACCTGATAAGTCTATCGACCACGGAAAAGAGTGGAACATCGACCTTATCCCCAAATTTTTTCTCGCCAATG GTGAGCTGGTGAAAATCTTGGTGCACACTGAGGTCACTCGATATCTGGACTTCAAAGTTGTTGAAGGCAGCTATGTTTACAAAGCAGGCAAAGTGCACAAAGTCCCCGGCACAGAGGAGGATGCCATGCATGCTACAG ATCTGATGGGCATGTTTGACAAGAGAAGGTTCAGGAAGCTGCTGCTCTTTGCCCTGAACTTTGACGGGAGAAACCCTCGGAACTGCCATGACGTGGATCCTAACAAAATGACCTCACGGGACCTCTTCTACCGCTTTGACTTGGGACAAGATGTCATGGAGTTCACAGGTCATGCCATAGCCTTACACAGCAATGAGAG TTACCTGGACCAGCCGTGTGGGGAAACCATCAGACGGATAAAGCTGTACTCTGAGTCTATGTCCCGCCACAACATCAGTCCATACCTCTACCCTGTGTACGGGCTGGGCGAACTACCACAGGGATTTGTCAG actGAGTGCAGAGTACGGAGGCACTTTCCTCTTGAACAGAACAGTGGATGAGCTTGTGATGGACAATGGCAAAGTGAAAGCTGTGAAGTCTGAGGGGAAG CTGTTCCACTGCAAACAGCTCATCTGTGACCCCAGCTACGTTCCTCATAGAGTGAGGAAAGTGGGGCGTGTGATAAGAGTCATCTGTTTATTAAATCATCcagttaaaaacacagacaaggcACACTCCTGCCAAATCATCATCCCTCAAACTCAACTCAACAGGAAATCTG ACATTTACATATCTGTAGTTTCCTATGTCCACAATGTGGCCTCAGAAGGGATGTACATCGCCACGGTGAGCACGACTGCAGAAACCAGAAACCCAGAGAAAGAAGTTCGGCCAGGCCTGGAGCTTCTCGAGCCCATCATGAAAAA ATTTGTTTCAGTCAGCAAGATGCTCGTTCCAAATGAAGACGGAAAAAAGAGTCAG ATATTTGTGTCCCGCTCATATGATGCTGTCAACCACGTTGAGGCTGAATGTGAGGACATCAAAGACATGTACCGCCGGATAACAGGAGAAGAGCTCTGCTTCAGAGGATCACAGAGACACCAGTCTCACAACTCTGATGATGAACGAGAGACACTTTCAACATCAGGACACAACAATTCAGCAGCTGAGAGGCCATAA
- the LOC129105460 gene encoding transmembrane protein 43 produces the protein MSSAQTFSDPNQHKRVTSQSNPGFLERLSETAGGTVVGVGLFFLSFYVLFTNEGRALQTASSLNEGLSQVVSLGPFSSLDLQNNNRLVHLSAQLRTSQPLHDPNYRVVVQAVKLKRQVEMYQWVEYHESKDYQENGETKTETTYNYNTEWKSELVNSRHFDKEIGHQNPSAMAVESVTVLAPEVSVGPFSLSNGLVEQINNFQTLSLRDFSAFNLAPFLTVDDDYFYHTQNPRRPEVGDVRVRFSFAGLSAETSPLGPAQTVSIIAMQRGEQLMPFKTKSGDKLEILYLDELSAEEVFEKELQYNSMKTWGLRAAGWALMFLSIQLTMRIIYTLVDWVPILRELVSVGLKIFALCVSCSLSLLTIGVGWLFYRPLVAVALGALALLPLFLARSGLPAKKNN, from the exons ATGTCTTCGGCACAGACA TTTTCAGACCCAAATCAACACAAGCGTGTAACTTCTCAGTCCAACCCTGGATTCCTGGAGCGATTAAGTGAAACTGCGGGAGGAACAGTTGTCGGTGTCGGactgtttttcctctcattCTATGTTCTTTTTACCAACGAG GGACGTGCTCTGCAAACAGCATCCTCCCTGAATGAGGGTCTTTCTCAGGTTGTGTCGTTGGGGCCTTTCTCCAGCCTCGACCTGCAGAACAACAACCGCTTAGTTCATCTGTCTGCACAGCTGCGCACCTCACAG CCCCTCCATGACCCCAATTACAGAGTGGTGGTGCAGGCAGTGAAGCTGAAGAGGCAGGTGGAGATGTATCAGTGGGTGGAGTACCATGAGAGCAA GGACTACCAAGAGAACGGTGAGACCAAAACTGAGACGACGTACAACTACA aCACAGAGTGGAAATCGGAGTTGGTCAACAGTCGTCATTTTGATAAGGAAATTGGTCACCAGAACCCAAg TGCCATGGCGGTCGAGAGTGTCACAGTCTTGGCTCCTGAAGTCAGTGTTGGACCTTTCAGTCTGTCTAATG GCCTCGTGGAGCAGATAAATAACTTCCAGACGCTGAGTCTAAGGGATTTTTCTGCCTTTAACTTGGCCCCTTTTCTCACGGTTGATGACGATTATTTCTATCACACTCAAAACCCACGCAGGCCGGAG GTTGGGGATGTGCGTGTGAGATTCTCCTTTGCTGGACTGAGTGCTGAGACGTCTCCCCTCGGCCCGGCTCAAACT gtcAGCATCATAGCCATGCAGAGAGGGGAGCAGCTGATGCCTTTTAAAACCAAGTCAGGAGACAAACTGGAGATCCTGTACCTGGATGAGCTCTCTGCAGAG GAGGTTTTTGAGAAAGAACTCCAGTACAACAGTATGAAGACATGGGGACTCAGGGCTGCAGGCTGGGCCCTCATGTTCCTCAGTATTCAGCTGACCATGCGCATCATCTACACACTGG TGGATTGGGTTCCTATTCTCAGAGAGCTCGTGTCCGTGGGGCTGAAGATCTTCGCCCTGTGtgtctcctgctctctgtctcttctcacCATTGGAGTAGGTTGGCTTTTTTACCGACCCTTAGTGGCCGTGGCTCTGGGAGCACTGGCTCTGCTGCCGTTGTTTCTCGCCCGCTCAGGACTTCCAGCCAAGAAGAATAATTGA
- the ndufaf3 gene encoding NADH dehydrogenase [ubiquinone] 1 alpha subcomplex assembly factor 3, with the protein MCRRSRLVNSVNMASAVCTRFLLQRSTQGFLFSSRTGAAFSSPFLCRAHRLGPSDDEMYQRTSVSVMQKEPGSGALIHSYSSRGFNIDGNKVFGPCAVLPPAILQWNVGSYEDISEESVSLFHMLEPRIEILVLGTGARVERINPSVLALLKRKGIAVEVQDTPNACATFNFLASERRVVAAGLIPPPVSTALEVRQE; encoded by the exons ATGTGTCGCCGCAGCCGGTTGGTGAACTCT gtcAACATGGCCAGTGCGGTGTGTACCAGATTCCTCCTCCAGAGATCAACACAGGGGTTTCTCTTCTCGTCCAGAACAGGAGCAGCTTTCTCCAG CCCGTTTCTTTGCCGTGCACATAGATTGGGTCCCAGCGATGATGAAATGTACCAACGTACCTCGGTGTCCGTCATGCAGAAGGAGCCGGGCAGCGGGGCCCTGATCCACAGCTACAGCTCCAGAGGATTCAACATCGACGGCAACAAGGTGTTCGGGCCCTGTGCTGTGCTGCCTCCTGCTATCCTCCAGTGGAAT gttggCAGTTATGAAGACATCTCAGAAGAAAGTGTCTCACTCTTCCACATGCTTGAACCAAGAATAG AGATTCTTGTGCTGGGCACAGGTGCACGTGTTGAAAGAATTAACCCTTCGGTCCTGGCTCTGCTCAAACGTAAAGGCATCGCAGTGGAGGTGCAAGACACG CCAAATGCATGTGCAACCTTCAACTTCCTAGCCAGTGAGCGAAGGGTGGTGGCTGCTGGTCTGATCCCTCCGCCCGTCAGCACGGCGCTGGAGGTGAGACAGGAATAA